In Spea bombifrons isolate aSpeBom1 chromosome 5, aSpeBom1.2.pri, whole genome shotgun sequence, the sequence TCAGCTCCACCAAGACACAAGGTGCCGGAGAGATGATCCCAAATCCTAGCCTAGGAAAGTCAGGAGGTTGGGGCAAAAGAAGTATAATAATAGTCTAAAGTCAAAACATAAAGCGTCCACACAGAATACACATGCCAAGTAGACATTAGGCTGGATCATTAAAGCAGAAATGGAAGGAGCAGGATACTTACCAGGAGGAGTATTCAAATAGGTTTTAATATGAACTTTGAAGCACCCAAGAGCTGTGGAACAAAATAGTTTCATATACAAGGGCCTGAGTATGAGTGAGAAAAGGTACAGGAGGACTTTGAGTGCCACTCATAGATTGTTGATCCTTAATCCTGAGAAGAATGGGCCCagggcagggccagactggcaatgATGGGGTAGTCATGGCACTTAAGGCCAGTGGTCATTTGATGACTGAATACCTGAAGCCGCTTCCTATGTTTTTAtgccgggcatatccagccgctggCCCCTCACTGTAGCAGCCAATCTGCCACTGGGGCAACAGATCGGGAGAGTATGTGGCTCTGAGGGCCAGTGGTCCACCAGTCTACGCCTGGTGTACCAGATGGACACTCGAGGCCTGGCTCAGGGCCCTCATCAGAGACaatgattaaaaagaaaaagaatgctAAGGGGGGTTAACCTTCAGTATAAGTCTTTTaaacatgcacacattttaacacTAAATAAGAGCACtcatcataataaaataaaaattatatttagggAAGAAATCGAATAAATGGTATTTTTAAGTACAGTTTCCATGTATAAATTTCACACCCAGTCCTCAAAGAGATAATGATATTTGTGGCTTTTAAAGTTATGCCCCCCAGCACGGCCTAGACACAGCTGCAATattccgatatatatatatatatatatatattatatagattttctGTTACTAATATGTTATCTCACATGGgtgtcaaaataataattatttagcaaaaaaagtgtatttttaggGAAGTTTATAAAAACGTTGCAGAATATTTTAGGCTTAGTTGCTAAAGAAGTGGTTTAATTTTATAGGAGTTTTCATTGTTAtggctattttatttatttaaaaaaaggtaaattaataattatgcaTTTCCATTTGTTAACTAATCAATGTCAATAAGAGACATTTCATAAAAGGTAAGTATTGATCCATCGCTCTTTGGCCTTGAGTGCGTAATATGAAGTGGGGTATATAATAACCTTTGCCAATAAAGATGTCCACTCAGACTGAAAGTCCAGTCAAGATATTTGTGTTGAAGAACACAAGGTTTATACATTCATGTCATCTTTTAACATATCTTTTACATACGTCAGCAGCAGCATTCCAtctgtttccatggtgactgcaccACATTTAGAACTTTGGCCCAGAACTGTTTTAGAAGCCATGCAGATTTTGGCCTCCCCAAGGTGGCAATGTAGGCCACCAAGGAGCCCCCCAGGGCTTTTCGGTGCGGTCTCGAGTGAATTCGGTGAGTTATAGCTTTCTTAACAATGAAAAGGCCTTGAATCTAAGCCAATAACTTACTTTATTGTGTCTCGTGTCCAATTAAATTGGTGACAATATTTAACCTGAATTACACAGACACAATTTTACACTTTTTCCATTACGCCGGTGTTATATTGTAAGACACGTGCTAAGAAGATGATGCTGTCGGGGAATTCTAAATGTTCCAGTATGAGGAAATCTACAAGTTTTTCTTCAAATAAACCATACTTCAGCTGCCTAATGTCTGTCCATTATCAACTCCACCGTCGCCAGGTCATAACACAGCTCTTAAAAtcaatttatgtatttacataaaaaaaatatgtgtatatatatatatatatatatatatatatacactacatataactgtatatatttatgatgcctatatataaaaaattcataaaaacattttaggtTTAAAAAAGTTAGAGCCAGTTGGTGTTTGTACAGTCACAAAGAATTGATGATTTAATGTTCTGATGGGAAATTCTTGcaaattacaacaaaaaaatggaatttatgCAAACATTTCTTCTGTCCGTTtcacttttctttatttaaagctggtattatttttacattcgAAAATAAAAGCTCTACTCTTATGGTGTTTGCAAATGTCCTGAACAACCACAGAAACAAGGATATtagcaaaaaatgtataaaggcAAACTTTAGATTTTAGACATTTTTGGTCGTCGGGGGGGGGATTTGAAAGGGAACTAATTATAATTTCATCGGAAAGAATGCTTAGTGTCCGAAGACAGACGTTGTTCTGTAACTCCGCTGTATTCactaacattttttaacaaattcaGGTAAAGGTatcttgtaatttttttaaacatggctTTGACCTCGTAGTAAGCAAATTCCATTCTAAACAGACAGCGTTGCAGAGTACAATacacacttttattattataacatggTATTTATAAGACCTTAGAACTAAACCAATTACTGGCTTTATTGGTTTCtgtgcaatataaatatatgttctcCAACTATTCATGTTTATGGATCCAAACACCGACGCAAAATACGCTATGGATGCCCCTAAAGAGGTCAAAATGCCCCGTGTCTCTTGAAACAAAATGGTATTCTCAACAACTTAACAAAGCATCaaagatataaaatgtaaaaaaaaaaaaagttaaatggtTGCTGTATACATTCATTGAGATAccctaccattcaaaagtttcaGGTAACTGAAAAAGGgatttctaaccatcaattagtcTTTTAGACTTAAActcggatcagcgaacacaacgtgccatatgaacacaggagtgatgggagtgataaagggcaattggaacacaggagtgatgggagtgataaagggcctctgtacgcctatgaagagattccataaaaaatcagccgtttacAGCTATAACAGTCATTTagaacattaaccccatctgcgctggatttctcattcatttcatccagttattttaatggacaaaatttgagtttcttttaaaaacaaggaaGTGACCCCTAACCCCTAAGTGACTCCAAACCTTTGAATGAAAAAGGTCAGGCTTCAAAGAAGAGCACATTCTAACTGACCGTAGGATACTGTACTTATTTCCATTCATGAAACCAGTTACACAGTGTGGCTGGCCGTCCACAAACATTTGCACTTTCACCTCTATATCCTTCTAGATTGTGAGCTCTTCTGAGCACCTCATCATCATTTGGTTCTGTAAATCCAAAATGTTGTGTGATGCGCTACTTGTTTATGTCCTGTATACCCATCGTACAGCGCTgaagaatatgatggagctacataaatcattaaataataataacacaagcgCATTACCTATGGAATCACCGATTCAATCATAATGAAATAAGTTAACATCAGACCGAGGAGCTGGTAGTCCATAGTAAGCTGTCAATAACGTCTCTGATGGAGTTAGAAAAAGTTAagttatgttaaaatattaaaggcCCCgaatatagtgtttttttttctgatctaCTGTTACAAAAGAGGTCTCAAGAGAATTGATTGATctacaaaaacaattcagacacCTTCTGTCTTCGAAGCAAAAGCAGCGCAATGAAAGTGATATTTATAATGGATCCGTCACTTTCATACAGCTTCATTCAAGAAGGCTTCATAGGATGAGATTTATAGAACTCTTTGTAGAACACTATGATACATTCTTATCCGGGTCTCAGAAAAGAAGAACaccagaggaggaaagagggactgtccctctttAACCAGGACACCGGGTGTGAGTGAGGATTACATCATGTTCTGGATTGGAGAAGTTTTAACTTCTGAGCTTTCTTGTATCTCGGAACTCTCTGAGAGTCGCCCGGAGACTCCGGGAGAAGCGCCATTTCTTTTTTGGTTCTCCGGGTCGACAATCGTATCCTCTCAGTCGTCAGccgtttttatattattttttttaagggaatccttaattgtcatgtgatgcaaGAGCaattgttaccatagaaacaaaACAGCTTCCTAAACGTTTTATCTTTATataattcaataataatattttttcaataatgGGGAAGAACGCAAGGTACAGTGGTTAgttttggggaggaataatcatggagatcctgagaacaagaaggtaacccccccccccccccatgctgtATACACAAAGTGGGAttttatgtgcatatattggattttaatctataaacattattacatgtgtttatttaatgtttagatCAGTAAGACATAtagcttcaggtctcgatggcGGCTCCCCGCTAGGTGTTCTGCAGCCGCGTATGCCAGCAGAGGTATCAATTTTAGCTTCTTGAGAGATTGTCTCCTGGGGACGGCAGCTAAGCAGCGGGTAGAGTTGGCCGAGACGGTTCTGCTCCACGTGGAATTTTCCAACAGATGGCGAAGACGCGTTTGATACAAAATACTTCATCAGAAAATTCTTCTGTCGGTTTCTCCTGCCTGCGCCAGGCCGCTGGTCTGTGTTGTAGCGGAAAGAAGATCCAGGAGGGAATGTATGAAGTAGAACAATCCAAATagagttatattattattattatcttttattaatatacagcgccaacaattcccgcagcgcttcttacagtccctacattcaaagggtctcaCAGAACCAGGACCGACAGACTAAGACCACCCGATACATTAGGGAAAGCGGGCCAGGCTCGCAATCTTACATGTTGGTAATTCTCATCCTTGCCGTGAGCATGGAGTAACTTATAAAACCTTAATGCCCTACGTGATGCAAGCAATGATCTCAGACACGCTAGGCTAGGTTATTCGTGAACAACAGTGTTGAGGGCGTTTGGAAATTATTAGACTgcagaatctattttttttgttgtagttttttttaaatcctgatAAACGAGGATTTTTCAGACCCAGACCTCATTGTGGACTTATTGTAGGTGAGAAGGATCTGGTGGATTTCGTCACTTTTAAAGTTCTGATATCCTAAATTTACAATCTACCAATCCCCTATCTCCAATGCCAGATGTTATGGAGATTTAGatgtgttttggggcaaaaaaaaacaaaaaaaaaaacgatgttccTCCACATTCCCACCAACTTACCCTCAAACCCAGCTCCAGATACTTGGCTAATACGATGGGTGGCCTATTGGGAGCCAAAAAAGATGAACATCTTATGGAAGCGGGGCCGGACTAGGATAAGAAGAAGGCCCTTTAGGCTGGCGGCCGCCCTATGGCATAAGCACAGCCGACAGCTGGACATGACAGGCCACACGTTACGTTTTTATGGCATTATACACCTGATCTGCCTCTGGAGGGCAGCTCCCCACCGGGCATTCACCCGATGTGCCAGGGGGCCAGACACAGATAAAAGTTATTTCAGCCAAATGAATGAAATAGGGTTTTGTATTGTATATGTTCTGCATTATAGCCCATGACAAGCGCGGGTGGtaatttaacccattaagtTTATCTatattcaaattttaaaaacataaataaagaaaaagagctACTCAGGTGAAAGATAAATTAGAAGCCACAATAGCTGATGtatccatttttaataaaaatgaatgaactaaCAAAGCTgtcaatataacattttttgttattatgccaaaaaaaaaaaaagtttgtgtcTTGGTACCAGGATGAACTATAATGcttttgtccttttcaggaAGTAATTAATGGAGCTTCGGAGTTTAATCGggagattatatattatatatatatatggatagatatatataaataaaaaatgttaatctgTTAGTAGAGGCTGAAGTTCTAAACACATTAACGGGGTTCCACAAATTCAGGGATGAAGGCgagtcaaatatatatataaagccaaGTAACTAAAAGAGACGCCGTTCATTAACCCTCGGCACCCATGTTGAATACCAATTCTCTGAAACTTAATTTGTTTACTTTTGTTGCATTATAAAATTATCGAAACAGGATCCATAAGCTTGTTTACAGATAATACACTAGTCACTGGCATCATGTAGACCTATAGGTGTTGCAACTCCCATGATCTTCAGCCATGCCAGCATCCAGTCCTTCACTACCCCACTGTAATATTtagctaaatgtttttttgcatgtatGTAAATGTCTAGTTCCTTAActggaaaatgtatatacagattttatattttgaagTATCAACGTGGTTATagacttttttgttgttttttttaaagaaaataaagcactgGCATCTACAATCGGGCGCAGGTAACCAGTAGCCCTCCACCGAGCCATCTTCAGCTCATCGATTATCACAATGCAAGTGCTGGCTGTGGGCAATAGGGGTTATATTAAAAGCCTAGCTGGACGCAACAAGGTCAGAAATGCTGATCTCTCTAATATAAGACAAGCAGAGGCGACGCGAAGacgaaaaaaaaagtgaaaacccAATGGGCAGCGATCAGAATTTTCAGAAACAAATCTGAAGATAACGGCGTCGGAAAATATATCCCCTACggggtaaaaaaataacaaatcacTCAACTGGCCAGTGTAGAAAAAGGTTTACTCttcattcatacatacaaaGTAAAACTGAAGCCGGGGTAATGGTCACACGTTGAGATGAAGAGTCCCCTGCATGCTGGATATGCTTTTGTTCCCGTGtggaagtcctcggttgcttaTTGTTGATAAGATGTCTGCATACGGAGCTGAGGTATGATTTCTTTAGGGTacaaaatgtcagtttttaTTCTCCGCCTTCGCCTTCTCCTCCTCGTCGCTCGGGAAGAAGAGCAGAGGGAACATTCCTAAAATACACCCGATGGCCACTCCTATCGCCTTaccctaaaaaataaaaggggcaaaaacatgaatgaaacaaatgaaaaatgtcCTTCAAGACTTAGCCAGAATTCCAAAGAGGCTTACATAGCTTTTAGCTTTAATGGCTTAAaagattcatttattaaaacttttaaCCATCGGCTTAGTAATTGCCCGGGACTCAAACTAatacaatttattaaataaagtaaatctaAGACGGTCTGTGGATCCCGGAATAGagaactacttttttttttttaaggtctgGAATCAAGCGTTACTCACTTTAAgggttttagtaaataaatgtgGCTATGCAAAAGATGTAATGGCAATAGATCCCCTTTATAACGGGTATGACCAGCAcagagtgtaaaaaaaaaaaaaaaaaaaaaatatcatcgTTTGGCCTTTCCGCAGTACTTTACCCCAAACACCGGCAGGTGCCATCCAGTAGAGATCTGTTGGCACAGTACGGTGTGACAGCGACACCACAAACTCGCAAAATACAATAAGCGGAGCCACTGATATCCAACATTGAACAAACTCCACGTACCATGTGTGCGCTGACGCGCGTTTGCCACATATCCGCCTGCTTGGGCGTCAGGTCTGGAATCGGTAAACCTAATCTTGAGGATAAAGCTTCGACGTAACCTGCGAGGCTAGAACACAAAGTCACGCGCACGTTAGGAAACATCCATCGCATCTCCTCGATTCCTTTCCCGTTAACTAACAGTCGACATTAAGCGTTCTTTTAATCGTCATTAAACATTAAGTTTCTGGGTAATGGAAAAGTACTTGGAAGCAGAACTCGGAGTGTCGGAGATCATATGAACCGTATGCGAGTTTCCATAGACGGCGACTTACCCGAGTCCAGCCAAATCCGACACTAGATTTCCTAAGGCGGCAGCTGCAAAGACACAGATAACATTTTAGGAGCCGATATAAATCCGCACTCCTACGCGGCGCTTTTACGGCACGCACTTATCCCAAGACTTAATAAATAACTCATCAGCGCGGCAGAAATATTCTCCTGGCAGACTCTGAAAAGTGAGGAACCCCGCAATAAGAAAAAGGGATCCCAGATTTAAGAGGATGTTTACCGGCGTTCCCTGCCAAGTATATTATGTCGGAATTAGTGCAGCTATTTATCAATCCCAATCCGCTGGAATTAAGGTTTCATGCAAACAGTTTTATTCTCCTACTGAACAAAGTCTCAATCTTACCCAAACTCTAGATTAACAAAAGATGAAGTTTAGAGCGTTGAAACCTTTCGATCACTTGTGATCCTTGTGATCACTTCATAAAAAGGCCCACATTTCATCTGGTTTCATTGCGGTTACCAGGAGAACGCGCTGCGCAGGTTCCGGTGTAGAAATTCATCTTTAGTCCCGGGACTGACCTCTGTGTAAAACATCTCAAAAAGAAAAGCCACAGCACGTGTGTAGCTACACTTACCCGCCATGGTAGAGATTCCTAGAACGACACCAATAGACAATTCTATTTGCGTTCCCTGGAAGTAAAGAACAGACAATCGTTAGAACGAGCCGCTGACGGCTTCCATGTATTCAGTAAAATTCCGGTAAAGTCcgttccatagactttcattagtcagagtgtcctgCTGAGACTAAGACTTTCTAATGTCGTATCAGGAGTCAGGGtctttgtctagtagatcgggcCAAGATAACGGAACCGGAttatattatgcattatttttgaaaattaataGTACTTTTAATCTAATACCAACAATAAAAAACGGTGGTATTTGGCTTTTACAAAGTTTCAAAATTCCCAAATCCAGTAAGCTTGTCAGTGGTAACCCGTTTACTGGAGATGCTAGTTAGGCGAGACAAAAAAACAGGCACTGACAGGCTGCAGGCCAttattgccatagcagcagacTTTTTCTACACTATTACCTTTGCTGCTGAAGTAAGTCAGTTAACGCTCCCCCTGGAGGGATGCTCGGTTTAGGGGATAAAGAAAATAcctaaaatattattacaaatattcaAAGGGGTTTGGATATTACAGAAAGAGAGCCCTGCGCTCTCGCAAGTATGTTTATTTTCCCTTCAAACATTTGCAGGCGACCCAACCACACTCAATGAGTCAGAAGCGCTCCTGGTGATAGAGGGATGATGGGAATTGAAGTGTAATATCTGGTGACAGACGTTAGATTATCggaattagtatatatatagcagGGAAGCCAAGCGGATGAGTGCTGGCAGCAGTAATCCCGACACGCCATCATTTACTGGGCAGGGAACGCGGGTAGAGCCAGTTGCTGTTTGCTGCCGGAGGGCTATTAAGCATTTCCATACCTGGGGTTTGACCCCCGACTCTCAGGGTaaggggcagattcttaggGTCACACAGCCTGGAGCTGACTCTGTCCTATCCTACAcggctgtgatcatatataagactctaAGCGGGTGCTTTCACTCCCAGTATGTCATGGTTGACAcctctgcttgaatgcaggttaCTTAATCAATGGTATCTTTAAGTGAGGACGAGTCAATGTTTCCGTGAGGACCGCATCAGAGCTGTTTGATTTACACAGTTGGCAAACCTCTACATATACTTTTCCTAacaggctattaaagggttaatatttcaacagTCTCGGGGTCCCGGGTATGGGCATGCTTTAACGATCACTAAAATGCTTATTATAGTGTTTTTGAAGCGCGCTTACttaaggggaggaataatcacgtaGAGCTCAAGAACAGAAAGTTAATATGGCAGCCCCCGGGGGATAAACAcgaggtttttatttattttattctgcagTTCCTGTtatattagtttatttagtttatgcaaatgaaaaatacaggatttgggggaggggggataaCAGATCCTCTATAAGGCGCGAAGGTCGTTTCACAACTAAAAGCTGTCATTTAGGACGTCTTTGCGAAATGACATAAAGTCACCCGACGATCACCCGACACACAGCAGAAGGGCTCGCGTTAATCATAcatgtcaccccccccccccgattctcCTTCCTTCTGCCCTGACCTTGCGGAGAAAGTCAATCGTGTTACTAAAAAAAGGACATGAGATCAAGACGCAGGCGTGACAGAAGCCACCAGTTATGTTTGAAAGGACGGGTAGAAGTTCATCTTACCGCAGCGATCATGATGGCGTTGTCCAGGAAGCCGAAGCCAACGAATGGTAGTGCATTGTGGATGAAAActgaagaaagaaacaaaactaAATGAACGAGCTGCACGCTTCACTCACACATTACCACGTTACCATGTAGAAGAAGAGAACAAAAAATACaccggggaaaaaaaaccccaggtCATTACTGATAACCACGAATAAGCCGGTAAGAAGAACCCAGTGAATGGCGTAAGGCCAGGCGGCACATTTCTAAGAGCAGGCCAAGTTCTGAAATGTAGAACAGCGGCACGCTGCGAATCCTCCAACATTctggtcattttattattattctccacAGGAATTAATCGTTGGCTCTAAAGGAATAAGAGAGGCCGGCACATTTATCTGCCCTGTTGAAGGTGGCGTTTATACAGCGGGGCAGGCTAAAGATCAGACAGGAGACTGAATAAGGACGCCGTGCCCCGGCCAGGCTGTGCCGCTTCCCGCCGCGCGGCCGACATAATAACTATAATTCCATCCGTCACATCACAGATATCAGCGATTCCGGAACAGCAGGTTAAATGCCGCTctgcgccatcatatactgggGGGAAGCGCTGGGATTTAAACAATACATACGAGACCCCAAATAAAAGCGAGACTCAACCCAGTGTTTTAATGTCtgataaaaatgacaaatggcaggaatgtaaaaaatgtttaattccgTGACATTTCACGTAATGGGGACCTTTaaagaaagggtttttttattttatctattattgTAATTCTGCCCGGGAGGTATTAAAGTATACTGTCGGCGTCTCACGCTTGTCACCCAATAATTAACCAGCTGCTTTCATTGCTGTGCAGATCACTGGAAAGAGGACTTCTGGGTGTGATTtagaggtgctgttccactcagAAAGCACGTTCATAGCACTCAGCGGCACGCCGAGCAAATAAGCCTtaacagatctgtcattttattgtttg encodes:
- the TMEM65 gene encoding transmembrane protein 65 isoform X2, whose amino-acid sequence is MSMLPLLSRTALRPAVSVKPWSWLGKGRLRCGKDVAVPGCRLLGTHPRKEPMEPLNTAQGARDFIYSLHATERSCLLRELHRFESIAIAQEKLEAAPPSSVQLKHVFIHNALPFVGFGFLDNAIMIAAGTQIELSIGVVLGISTMAAAALGNLVSDLAGLGLAGYVEALSSRLGLPIPDLTPKQADMWQTRVSAHMGKAIGVAIGCILGMFPLLFFPSDEEEKAKAENKN